DNA from Candidatus Hydrogenedentota bacterium:
CGTGTTGTAGACGAGATTGTTGCCGTGCACGTGGCGAAACGCCCGCGCGCTTAACCAGTTCCACACGATCGATGTTCTCCCGGCCGCCGTTCAATTCGCGTCGCGGGAGTTTATGGCCTGATTGTGTGAAATGTGTTAGCCGCTCGAGTGCGGCGCGTTAGCGCAACTCCTCGACCTTCAGCGTTACGTCCTTCTGCTTGCCGCCGAGGGACGTCTTCGCGCCGTACGGATTGCGCACCGTTATCGTGCCCGATACAGCCGTCACGCCGCAGTCGCCCTCCGTCTGTTCATAGACCATGAATGGACGGTCGTGGTCGTCTTCAACCACGCACGAATCGAACACAATTCCGCCGAAGTGTTTCGTCACGTTCTCGCGGAACAGGTGCAGCCAAATCGGCGCCCACGCACCCGCCGACTGGCGGTTGTTTGCGGCGTTGCGCACGGTGCAATGGATGAACTTCACGCTCGCGCGCTTCAACGATTTGTCCTGCACTTTGATGCCATAGGCCTCGGTGTTCTCGACCGTGCAGTTGCGAAAGACGACGGAACCCTCCGGCCCGTTGTCGCCGATCTTCGTTACCCGGATGCCCGCGCCGCGCATGCTCGAAACGCGGCAGTTCTCGAACAGGATCGACGTTGGTTTTGAGTCGAGTTTCTGGTGCGCCAGAAATACTTCGATGCCGTCGCCGTAATTGTCCGTGAACGAGCAATTGCGGAAGACAATGTCCTTCACCATTTCGTGCGCCGAATCGGGCTCGATGTCGACGCCCGCGGACGGCGGCGTCCCCCACGTGTTTTTGAACGCGCAATTCTCGACGGTCAACCCATCGACACTGATCACGCTGATGCCCTGGCGGTAGTTGTTGTCACACACGACGTCGCGCAACACGATATTCTTGCAGGGCCGCTTTTCCTTTCCGCCGGCGACATAGATGCCGTCGCCGCCCGTATCGCAAATCGTAAGCCCCTCGACGACAACGTTGGAGCATCCGTTTAACGACAACCCGGAACGCCACTCGGCCTTTTCGTATTGCCCGAACCAGCGTTCCCAGCCCATGCGGTGGATCACGTCGCCGACAATGTAGTCTTCTTTCTGCATGCGCAGTTTAGCGCCGTACCCGCGAATCGTCAGGTTCTCGATGTTCGATGCGCGAAACAGCGAGTCGCCCTTGCCCCGGAATTCGCCGCGCTTCGCGACGACGGCGGCTCCGGGCTCGAGCACGATCTCCTGATTTCCGGCGAGCGTGATCGGACGGACGATCCACTCCTTCGTCATGTTCGGAATCACGACGCGTTTTGCGCCGGAATTAATGGCGGCCTGCAACGCATCGGTCGAATCTTCTTCGTTGAAACCCCACCACGCCGCATTCGCCTCGGTCCGCGCGCCGCTCGCCACTTCCTCGACAGCCTTCGGGTCCGGCGCATTGCCCGACGCGCCCGCCGAAAAAATCAGGCCCGCAACGGCAAACAGACCGGCCACAAACCTTATGTGTCGCATCCCATTGCTCCCATTGCTCCGATCAAACTACCGCTCCAGCACAAGATACTTTCCCGCGGGCCTGTCCGGCGGCCACGGGATAAACATACGGCGATCGCGCAACACGATTTGCACCTCCGCGCGCTGCGCAGGGTCCTGCGATCGGTTGTTCCAATCCAGGTGCGTCATGCTGTTCATGTAATGCCAACGGTGCAGGTGTCGAATCTCCGTGCCGTCCGCCAAGGTGAGTACGACGTTCCGGCTCTTCTGGAACTCGATTGACCGTACATCAAGTCCGCTGTTATCGGTAGCGGATGCATCAACACGCTCTGCAAACCCGATCGCGCTCCATGTACCGATCATCGCCGATTGCTCGATCCAGTACGCGTTCGGCCCAAACCGCAGACGCGCGCCTTCAACCGGACCTTCCTGCATGGCCATACTCAAGCCGGTCACTGCAAAGAGCGCGACAACTGAACCCGCGCATACGCCCCCAAACCTCCAACCGACGCGCCACCGCGTGTCCCGAGGCGCGATGCATTCGCCCGGCGGAACGACGCCGCGCGGGCGCAACACCATCGCCGTTACAATTGCGCCGCAAATGATGAAACTCGCGTACATGACAAGCCCCGCTGCGCCGCGCTCGCCCGCGAAGGTCTGCACGAACGATCCGATCATCGTGACCCAGACGAGAAAGACCAGGATCAGCGCGCCCTTGCCGAACGCCGTCGCCGGCGCCGGCGCAAGCTTGTCTTTCGAGTACAGCCACAACGCGTAAACCACAACCGCGCTGAGTACGATGCCTCCGGCCGTATACCAGACCCACGGCATGAACCCGAGCGCCGGTTCGTTTGGCACGGCCTTGTAGCGGCCGAGCCAGTCCATCGGCGCGCGCCGCAGGTTCACCCACATGAGCGCGACGAGCATCACAAACGCGGCGAACACGTCGAGCGGTTTGCGCGGCGTGTCGTCCTCCGCGGGCGCAAGGCCGCCGCGTTCGAGCCGCGCAACGCCCAGGGCAATTGCGAAACCCATGAACAGGCCAAAACTCTCCTCGGCAATCTTCCATTGCGGCAATTCGCCTGCGACCGACGCGATAGGCCACCAGCTCACGCGTACCGGATGCCGCGTGAAGACGGCAAACATAAACGCGAGCCCGCCGCCGACCATGCCGTACAGAGCGAGCATCAACGCCGCCCGGTTTTTCGTCCGCACAAGGTAAACAATCAGCGCCACGAGAATGCCCACAACGCCGCCCCAGCTTTCGCTGCGGAACGGCGGCGCGAGCACCAAGCCGCCGAATTTCGTCAGTCCAAGATAGAAGACCCACCACGACGCCGCGCACGCGAAGTAGAGCGCCGCCGCGCGCCGGTCTTGGGGCCGCGCGAGTCCATGGACGGCCGCGACAACGAGAACGACGATCGCGGCGAACCAATCGCCGTCATGAAAGTGATCGGCCGATACCTGTTCGTACGCCTCTTTTAGCGGCTCGTTAAACAGCATGTACAGATACGTCGTGAGAAACGCCGCCGACATCGTCACGAACACGCGCGCGAGCGATTCGAGTTGCGACCGTCTCAGCGTAAACGCGAGACCGAGTATCGCCCCGCCGGTCCCCGCCCACAGCGCGCCGAGAAAGAACAGCATCGCGTATCCGAACAGCACGTCCGGAAACGAATCGCTGACGGCGAACATCGTGTGCTCCATGTAGCTCAACGATCCGCCCCACGACCAGCCCGCCGCGCCGAAAAGCCCCGCCACGGCCGCGCGCCGGTGCCAGTCCGCCCGGCGCGATCCGAGGCACACGGCAAGCCCCAACATCGCGCCCGGCACCATCGCGCCGCCTTCATGCCCCACCACCCCGCGATACCCCCAGCCGTACGCCATCGCGATGGACGCAAGCGCGCACATGAAAATCCGCGACCTTCCGTTCAACGTGCTCATCGCACGAACGCTACACGACCCGACGACGTGAACGCTACCCGCAACGCGGGCGCGAACCCCTCGACGTATCCGAAGGGACCGCCCGGTCCCGTTTTCGGATGCTCCTATCTCTTAGCCCACGGTGTTGCACTTCAGCGGCGCAGATCGATTTTACAAGACGAGGGGTAATTGATTGACAAAATTGACGTAATCGCTTACAGATCTATTAGTTGCGACCGCACGCCCTACGTAGTCGTTCCTCGGATGCAATTCGTTGAACGACTAACCGCGGACTGTCTTACGCCGCGGGTCATTTTTGTGAACCGCATGGACAGTGCGCGCGTCGTTCGGCTGCAGTCTTCGCCAACCCGGAACATAGGCAGTCATCAAAGCCTTGAAGAGTCGTCCATGCGTTGGATACCGCAGGTGCAACAACTCATGGACAATCACGTAGTCCTGAAACCGTTCGCTCTGATCGGTAAGGTCAAGCGCCAACGTTATGGTGCCCGCCGACGAACATGATCCCCACTTTCGGCGCATTTCCTGGACCCGAATCAACTTCGGATTCACGCGTAACTTCACGGCCCAAGCCAAGGTCCGGCGTCGCAGCTCTTGTGACGGGTACAATGACGATTTCGGCCTACTCATGTTCCGCCAGCAGCAACCTTACGACGAGGTCAACAACCCGTGCACGCTCCGTCTGAGACAGGGTGAGTAACGGCTTGTACAAGGCCGACCTCAAACGGCGCTGCTCATCCGGATTCACGGCAGCATTCGGGAAACGCACGAGCAGGTCTTCGGCTTCTTTGGCGAGCGCGTCCACGTCCACGCCTGCCTTCTGAAGTGCCGCGTCATTGCGCAGCGTCCACGACACCGCAAACGCTCGGACGGAAAGGCCGCTTTCCTTCGCGGACTTGATCGCCTTTTCCTTCTCCGCCGCAAGCGCGGCAAGTTGGTCCATCGCAGCAAGGCCCGTAGTCTTACGGTCCTCCAAATCCTTCAGAATGCGTTCTGCGCGCTCCTTCAGCGGTTGGAGCACCGGTGCTGCCGCCGGATCGTCGTCAATTTGCTTTTGCAGACCGCGAACAAGGTTGAAAACCTTGCCTTCATCCGGCCCCTTCTCGTCCCGCAGCGATTCAAGGGTCTTCACATCGAACGTGACGCTCTTCGTGAGACGGCCCAGGCCTTGTTGCGTTGCCTCCTCCTCGATAAGCCGGCGCGTCTTGTACTCGAGATCGGCGACAAACCCGACTTTCGTCGCGTAGGCGTTGCGCACCGCCGCGTACAGTTGACCGAGCCGTTTATAAGCAACGATGTGGTCGCGCAACTCGGGCGACGGCGATAGAATTTCCCACAGGGCCTCGATTTCCTTGTAGGCCTCGTAGAAGCTCTTTCGCGCTTCGGGTTCGAGAAAGCGGCCGTATACCACCCGTTCCAGTTGCTCGTCAGGGCTGCCCCCAACTCCAATATCCAGATAGTCCTTGACCGCTTGGCCCATCTTTTCCAGGAAATCCGCAAGCAGCGCATCCAGGTCTTCAATTACCCCGCTAACATCGTCGGAATCGAACTGGAGCGCTTTCTTCAATTCCCGTAAGACGCCTACGAAGTCCACCACAAGGCCCACTTTTTTTTGGACTCCGTTCGAGTCAACATAAGGCCGGTTTACCCGCGCAATGGACTGCAGCAGCACGTGGTCCCGCATCGGCTTGTCGAGATACATGCAATACAGCGGTTTCGCATCGTATCCCGTAAGCAGCTTGTCGGTGACGATCAGGATTTTCGGATTCTCGCCTGCCTTCTTGAACAGCGACCGAACATCTTCCTCTCGCTCCGGGGTCAGTTGAAGCTCGGCGACCAGCGGGCGATCAACAACGTCCGCGGCGTTTTCCGTGTAGATGGCCTCGGTCCATTCGGGTGGCAAATGCTTGTCCAGTGCCTTTTTGTATTTCGCGCACGCCTCGCGATTGACGGCCACGAGGAATGCTTTATATCCCAGTGGCAACACACTCTCGTTGAAATGTTGCGCTACGAATTTGGCAACTTTCTCGACGCGGTCGTCTGCCGTCAAGAACGTGCGCAGCTTAACGGCACGCTCGAGCACTTTGTTCAGTTCCTCGACATCGGTAACGCCTTCAGCCTCGGCCAGCGCGAAGAATTCTTTGTCGAGTTGCTCCATCGGGACCGTCATATCCGAAGGCGCCATCATGTGCTTGATCGGCAGGGTTGTCTCGTCTTCAATCGATTCCCGGATGGAGTATTTGTCGAGATACCCGCGCTCGTCATCCGCCCCGAAAATCTTGAAGGTACTCTCGCCCTGCCCCGTGCGCGCGATGGGTGTGCCTGTAAAACCAATGATCGTCGCGTTGGGAACGGCCGCCATCAGGTACGTGCCCAAGTCCTTGGCCACCGAACGGTGCGCTTCATCGATGAAGACGTACACGTTGTCGCGCATGCAGCAGTCTTTCCGAATCTCCTCGAATTTGTGAATCATCGAAATGACCAGACCGCGAAAATCCGAATCGAGTAACGACTGTAGCTCCGCCTTCGAGTTTGCGCGCCGGACGTCAATGTCCAATTGCTGCATTTCGCCGAGCAGCCGCTGTACCCAGCCTTTGAGCTGCCCCTCGAGTTCGGTGCGGTCTACAACGAGTATCACCGTGGCATGGTCGAAGCGGTCCCTGTCTTCCAGAATGAGCCTTGCGGCCGTCAGCAGCGTAAACGTCTTTCCCGACCCCTGCGTATGCCAGATTAGCCCGCGTTTCTTGTTCGGGTCCGCGCAGCGGTCGAGGATCGCGTCAATCGCTCGACGCTGGTGCTGGCGCAGCACGGATTTCTTGGTCTCGCCGTCCTCGACGTAGAACAGAATCCATTGTTGGAGTGTGCGCAGGAAGTCCGTGGGCTCGAAAAACGACTGCACCGCGAACCGGTACGATTCGTCCGGCTTTTCCTTCCAACGGGCCATGAACTGCCGGTTCGCGTTCCACGTCACGCCGTACCAGTAGTCGAGCAGGTGCGTTACGTTGAAAAGCTGCGGTGCGGCCAGTAGTTCAGGGGTTTCCTTCTCGTATCGGCGCAATTGCGTGATCCCGCGCTCGATTGCGTCGCCGTCTTTCGGGTTCTTATGCTCGACAATGCATACCGGCACGCCGTTCACGACGAAGATCACGTCGGCGCGGTTGCCTTTCCGCGCGGGCGGTTTGAGCTTCCATTCCCAAGTCACGTAAAACGAATTCGCCGCGACATGCTCGAAATCGATGATCGTAACGTGCCGCTGCCGCTTTTCGTTCTCGTCGTACCACTGCCGTTCGCCGCGCAGCCATGACAGCAGGTCGCGGTTGCCTTCAATCGTGGGTGGGAGCGCATCGAGGGTCTCCACGATCGAGCGTGCCGCGTCTCGCGTGAGCCAGGGATTGAACTCGGCGATCTTCGCTTCCAGTTCGTCCCGGAAAAACATATTCGCCTCGCCGCCGCGCTTCTCGAATGCCTCCTCGGGCGTCAGCGCTGTCCAGCCAATTTCCACGGCGTGTTTCACCATCGGAAACTGGACGGTCCCGGCTTCGCTTATCGCGAGCGTACTCATACAGCCGCCTTCACCCTGCTCAGAGCAATCGCACTATTCTCGGTGCCGATATGGAGTGCGGTAGCAACGTCCGCCGAGGCCTTGCGAAGGTGGACGACGCTACCGCTTTGGCTCACACAGTGCCATGTAGCGAAGTGGGCCCGAGTCATACGCCAAGGGCCCCGCCTCCGCCGGAAGCCAAAGCGGCAGCGTCGAAGACTCTGCTGCCGCACTCCATACCAGCGCATAAGCAGGAAGCGACATCTTTGGCGAATCAACTGCAATCGCACTGCCACCTTGCTTGACATTCCGCCGGTTTTGCGGCAGATTGAGCGCGTGGGCTGGTCACTGCGTAGCGGGGGCTGGCCCCACCTCTTTGACGAGTAAGAAGCGCATTCAAAAACCGATTGCCTCTTTGAATTCGCCGTGGCATACTTAATGTGGGATCGGGAATGCCCGATCGGCGGGCGTCGCCTGGTGTAACCGGGGGCGCTCGTTTTCATTTCGGAAACACCTTCAGGCCGATCACGCTCCCCGCCCGGTAGAAATGCTTCTGGACAACATCGTACGTACGGCTCTTCTCCAAGGGTTTGACGACATGCCGGGCCACCGGGTACGCGCACAAGTCCGCGAGTTGGATTCCGGCGATGTTGTCGTTCTTTCGACGAAATACGAGCGGGCACACCAACTGCCGAAATCGGGTGGCCGATTGATAAAACGTTCCTTTCGTCATCAGCTCGTGAAAACTGGCGCGGAGTTCGTTGTCCTCGTTTCTTCCTCTCGCCTCCGCGATCACGGGCAAGTGGCTCTCGTTGTTCGATTCCATGAAGTGAAGGACGCGCTCGAAACTGTATTCGAGCGCGACGTCATACGGATTCTTCGCCCGGTCGCCGTAACACTCCCTGAACCGGATCTTGTGTATCGCGGTGACGAAGAGCGTGAAGGGAAGTGTGGCAACCATGTCGCTCAACTCGCCCAAGAATCGTTCTCGAACGTTCGCGTTCTGCAAGATCGTAAAGGGCCCTTCGCTCTTGCGAATGTCGCGGCTGTGAAGGTTCACACCCTCGTGGGGGAAATAACGAAGTTTGAGGGACGCCAAGGCGGGAACAATCTGCTTCGCGTATACCGCCCGCTCGACAATGACCGTGCACAGTGCGAATACCGGCAATTCCGCGTTTATCTTTGTCAATGAATGGTCGCCGCATTCGTCGAGAAACGCGATAAACCGCGAGGAGGAAAGGCAAGTATCGA
Protein-coding regions in this window:
- a CDS encoding right-handed parallel beta-helix repeat-containing protein, giving the protein MRHIRFVAGLFAVAGLIFSAGASGNAPDPKAVEEVASGARTEANAAWWGFNEEDSTDALQAAINSGAKRVVIPNMTKEWIVRPITLAGNQEIVLEPGAAVVAKRGEFRGKGDSLFRASNIENLTIRGYGAKLRMQKEDYIVGDVIHRMGWERWFGQYEKAEWRSGLSLNGCSNVVVEGLTICDTGGDGIYVAGGKEKRPCKNIVLRDVVCDNNYRQGISVISVDGLTVENCAFKNTWGTPPSAGVDIEPDSAHEMVKDIVFRNCSFTDNYGDGIEVFLAHQKLDSKPTSILFENCRVSSMRGAGIRVTKIGDNGPEGSVVFRNCTVENTEAYGIKVQDKSLKRASVKFIHCTVRNAANNRQSAGAWAPIWLHLFRENVTKHFGGIVFDSCVVEDDHDRPFMVYEQTEGDCGVTAVSGTITVRNPYGAKTSLGGKQKDVTLKVEELR
- a CDS encoding M48 family metallopeptidase, with the translated sequence MSRPKSSLYPSQELRRRTLAWAVKLRVNPKLIRVQEMRRKWGSCSSAGTITLALDLTDQSERFQDYVIVHELLHLRYPTHGRLFKALMTAYVPGWRRLQPNDARTVHAVHKNDPRRKTVRG
- a CDS encoding HsdR family type I site-specific deoxyribonuclease, coding for MSTLAISEAGTVQFPMVKHAVEIGWTALTPEEAFEKRGGEANMFFRDELEAKIAEFNPWLTRDAARSIVETLDALPPTIEGNRDLLSWLRGERQWYDENEKRQRHVTIIDFEHVAANSFYVTWEWKLKPPARKGNRADVIFVVNGVPVCIVEHKNPKDGDAIERGITQLRRYEKETPELLAAPQLFNVTHLLDYWYGVTWNANRQFMARWKEKPDESYRFAVQSFFEPTDFLRTLQQWILFYVEDGETKKSVLRQHQRRAIDAILDRCADPNKKRGLIWHTQGSGKTFTLLTAARLILEDRDRFDHATVILVVDRTELEGQLKGWVQRLLGEMQQLDIDVRRANSKAELQSLLDSDFRGLVISMIHKFEEIRKDCCMRDNVYVFIDEAHRSVAKDLGTYLMAAVPNATIIGFTGTPIARTGQGESTFKIFGADDERGYLDKYSIRESIEDETTLPIKHMMAPSDMTVPMEQLDKEFFALAEAEGVTDVEELNKVLERAVKLRTFLTADDRVEKVAKFVAQHFNESVLPLGYKAFLVAVNREACAKYKKALDKHLPPEWTEAIYTENAADVVDRPLVAELQLTPEREEDVRSLFKKAGENPKILIVTDKLLTGYDAKPLYCMYLDKPMRDHVLLQSIARVNRPYVDSNGVQKKVGLVVDFVGVLRELKKALQFDSDDVSGVIEDLDALLADFLEKMGQAVKDYLDIGVGGSPDEQLERVVYGRFLEPEARKSFYEAYKEIEALWEILSPSPELRDHIVAYKRLGQLYAAVRNAYATKVGFVADLEYKTRRLIEEEATQQGLGRLTKSVTFDVKTLESLRDEKGPDEGKVFNLVRGLQKQIDDDPAAAPVLQPLKERAERILKDLEDRKTTGLAAMDQLAALAAEKEKAIKSAKESGLSVRAFAVSWTLRNDAALQKAGVDVDALAKEAEDLLVRFPNAAVNPDEQRRLRSALYKPLLTLSQTERARVVDLVVRLLLAEHE
- a CDS encoding DUF3800 domain-containing protein, with the protein product MIDTCLSSSRFIAFLDECGDHSLTKINAELPVFALCTVIVERAVYAKQIVPALASLKLRYFPHEGVNLHSRDIRKSEGPFTILQNANVRERFLGELSDMVATLPFTLFVTAIHKIRFRECYGDRAKNPYDVALEYSFERVLHFMESNNESHLPVIAEARGRNEDNELRASFHELMTKGTFYQSATRFRQLVCPLVFRRKNDNIAGIQLADLCAYPVARHVVKPLEKSRTYDVVQKHFYRAGSVIGLKVFPK